The Microbacter sp. GSS18 genome has a segment encoding these proteins:
- the gatB gene encoding Asp-tRNA(Asn)/Glu-tRNA(Gln) amidotransferase subunit GatB: protein MAKADLMDYDKALELFEPVLGFEIHVELNTVTKMFSAAPNPAHAGHHGAEPNTLVAPVDMGLPGSLPVVNGEAVRSSISLGLALGCSIAPSSRFARKNYFYPDLGKNYQISQYDEPIAFEGSVEVEMPDGEIVTVPIERAHMEEDAGKLTHMGGAAGRIQGAEYSLVDYNRAGVPLVEIVTKTIFGAEGRAPELAKAYVQTIRDMVISLGISEARMERGNLRCDANVSLRPRVAPGETPAPLGIRTETKNVNSMRSVERAVRYEIQRQAAILAAGGTITQETRHWHEDTGTTSPGRPKSDADDYRYFPEPDLLPVEPAAELIEELRAALPEPPAAHRRRLKADWGFGDIDFQGVVNGGVLAEVEATIAAGATPAAARKWWTGEITRIANASEREPVELVSPADVAALQALVDAGTLTDKLARQVLEGVVAGEGSPQEVVDARGLAVVSDDGALLAAIDEALAAQPDVLAKIRDGKVQAAGAVIGAVMKAMRGQADAARVRELILERASQ from the coding sequence ATGGCCAAGGCCGACCTGATGGACTACGACAAGGCCCTCGAGCTGTTCGAGCCGGTGCTCGGCTTCGAGATCCACGTCGAGCTGAACACCGTGACGAAGATGTTCTCGGCGGCGCCGAATCCGGCACACGCCGGCCACCACGGCGCCGAGCCGAACACGCTCGTCGCGCCCGTCGACATGGGCCTGCCCGGTTCGCTGCCCGTCGTCAACGGCGAGGCGGTGCGCTCCTCGATCAGCCTGGGCCTGGCCCTGGGATGCTCGATCGCTCCGTCGAGCCGCTTCGCGCGGAAGAACTACTTCTACCCCGACCTCGGGAAGAACTACCAGATCTCGCAGTACGACGAGCCGATCGCGTTCGAGGGCTCCGTGGAGGTCGAGATGCCCGATGGCGAGATCGTGACGGTGCCGATCGAGCGAGCCCACATGGAGGAGGACGCCGGCAAGCTCACGCACATGGGCGGCGCCGCCGGCCGCATCCAGGGCGCCGAGTACTCCCTCGTGGACTACAACCGCGCCGGCGTCCCTCTCGTCGAGATCGTCACGAAGACCATCTTCGGGGCGGAGGGGCGCGCACCCGAGCTCGCGAAGGCATACGTGCAGACCATCCGCGACATGGTGATCTCCCTCGGCATCTCCGAGGCGCGCATGGAGCGCGGCAACCTCCGCTGCGACGCGAACGTGTCGCTGCGCCCGCGGGTCGCGCCGGGTGAGACGCCGGCGCCGCTGGGCATCCGCACCGAGACGAAGAACGTGAACTCGATGCGCTCGGTCGAGCGGGCGGTGCGCTACGAGATCCAGCGCCAGGCGGCGATCCTCGCCGCCGGTGGCACGATCACGCAGGAGACGCGCCACTGGCACGAGGACACGGGCACGACGAGCCCGGGGCGTCCGAAGTCGGATGCCGACGACTACCGGTACTTCCCGGAGCCGGATCTTCTCCCGGTGGAGCCGGCGGCCGAGCTGATCGAGGAGCTGCGGGCGGCGCTGCCCGAGCCGCCCGCCGCGCACCGGCGCCGCCTCAAGGCGGACTGGGGGTTCGGCGACATCGATTTCCAGGGCGTCGTGAACGGCGGCGTGCTGGCCGAGGTCGAGGCGACGATCGCGGCCGGAGCGACACCCGCCGCGGCGCGCAAGTGGTGGACCGGTGAGATCACCCGCATCGCCAACGCGTCCGAGCGCGAGCCCGTGGAACTGGTCTCGCCGGCGGACGTGGCGGCGCTGCAGGCGCTCGTCGACGCCGGCACGCTCACCGACAAGCTGGCGCGGCAGGTGCTCGAGGGTGTCGTCGCCGGTGAGGGATCGCCGCAGGAGGTCGTCGACGCGCGGGGGCTCGCGGTCGTGTCGGACGACGGCGCGCTGCTCGCGGCGATCGACGAGGCCCTGGCGGCCCAGCCCGACGTGCTCGCGAAGATCCGCGATGGCAAGGTGCAGGCCGCCGGCGCGGTCATCGGCGCCGTCATGAAGGCGATGCGCGGACAAGCCGACGCCGCCCGTGTGCGCGAGCTCATCCTGGAGCGGGCTTCGCAGTAG
- the dinB gene encoding DNA polymerase IV, which yields MGRGDGSGRVVSPEGADDTGAGILHVDMDAFYAAVEELDDPSLRGRAIIVGGEDGRSVVSSASYPARRYGVRSAMPVGQALRLCPHAIVVPPNFPRYVEVSRQVMDIFRDVTPLVEPLSIDEAFLDVRGARRLWGSPGAIARALRERVRRETGLTCSVGAAATKHVAKIASTMSKPDGLLIVPEAATAGFLAPLSVRALWGIGPKAAEALESRGVRTVSDVLETPAATLDRMLGPAMSERIQQLVRGVDARRVTPTHVEKSVGHEETFHTDIADASVLRAELRRLADRVGTRLREGGWEARTVAIKVRYADFTTVSRSQTLGEATDVGQRIGDAARELFDALERPLPVRLVGVRAEKLAPAGSTPVSLWDDDEDWRRVEGALDDARARFGGAAVTRAALLGSERGGGSLPSNPRPPRTE from the coding sequence ATGGGGCGCGGTGACGGATCGGGCCGGGTCGTCTCGCCCGAGGGGGCGGACGACACCGGCGCCGGCATCCTGCACGTCGACATGGATGCCTTCTACGCGGCGGTCGAGGAGCTCGACGACCCGTCGCTGCGCGGACGCGCGATCATCGTCGGAGGCGAGGACGGACGCTCCGTCGTCTCCAGCGCCTCCTACCCGGCGCGGCGATACGGGGTCCGCTCGGCCATGCCCGTCGGCCAGGCGCTGCGGCTGTGCCCCCACGCGATCGTGGTGCCCCCGAACTTCCCGCGCTATGTCGAGGTCTCGCGGCAGGTGATGGACATCTTCCGCGATGTCACGCCGCTGGTGGAGCCGCTGTCGATCGACGAGGCCTTCCTGGACGTCCGCGGCGCGCGCCGGCTGTGGGGGAGCCCGGGAGCCATCGCCCGGGCACTGCGCGAGCGCGTCCGACGCGAGACCGGGCTCACGTGCAGCGTGGGTGCCGCGGCGACCAAGCACGTCGCCAAGATCGCCTCGACCATGAGCAAGCCGGATGGGCTGCTGATCGTACCCGAGGCGGCCACCGCGGGCTTCCTCGCCCCGCTGTCGGTGCGGGCGCTGTGGGGGATCGGGCCGAAGGCCGCCGAGGCGCTCGAGAGCCGGGGCGTGCGCACCGTCTCGGACGTGCTGGAGACTCCGGCGGCGACCCTGGACCGCATGCTCGGGCCGGCGATGAGCGAGCGCATCCAGCAGCTCGTGCGCGGGGTCGACGCACGGCGCGTGACGCCGACGCATGTCGAGAAGAGCGTCGGGCACGAGGAGACCTTCCACACCGACATCGCGGACGCATCGGTGCTGCGCGCCGAGCTGCGTCGTCTGGCCGACCGGGTCGGCACCCGGCTGCGCGAAGGCGGATGGGAGGCCCGCACCGTCGCGATCAAGGTCCGCTACGCGGACTTCACGACCGTCAGCCGGTCGCAGACGCTCGGAGAGGCGACCGACGTCGGCCAGCGGATCGGCGATGCGGCGCGCGAGCTGTTCGACGCGCTCGAACGGCCCCTGCCCGTGCGTCTGGTGGGCGTTCGCGCGGAGAAGCTCGCACCCGCCGGCTCGACCCCGGTCTCCCTGTGGGACGACGACGAGGACTGGCGGCGTGTGGAGGGCGCGCTCGACGACGCCCGCGCGCGCTTCGGCGGCGCCGCCGTGACGCGCGCCGCACTGCTCGGGTCGGAGCGCGGCGGCGGATCGCTGCCGTCGAACCCGCGCCCGCCGCGAACCGAGTGA
- a CDS encoding DUF2017 family protein, protein MTAPETVVVEITRLEAAHLTGLIGQFQDILNASDATADPAVRRLTPDAYRDDDEASREFRSLTQDDLLERRRDDATIVLAGLAPAAEISDDPADPALRESVPLALTIEQAHAWLRTLAAVRLVLATRLGITDADSHVDGDPRFGIYDWLGYRLDGLVTAVTGDRD, encoded by the coding sequence ATGACCGCACCCGAAACCGTCGTCGTCGAGATCACGCGGCTCGAGGCCGCGCACCTGACAGGTCTCATCGGCCAGTTCCAGGACATCCTGAACGCGTCTGACGCCACCGCCGATCCCGCCGTGCGCCGCCTCACCCCCGACGCCTACCGCGACGACGACGAAGCGTCGCGCGAGTTCCGCTCGCTCACGCAGGACGATCTGCTGGAGCGGCGGCGCGACGACGCGACGATCGTCCTGGCGGGTCTCGCGCCCGCGGCCGAGATCTCCGACGACCCCGCAGACCCCGCTCTGCGTGAGTCCGTGCCGCTCGCGCTGACCATCGAGCAGGCCCACGCATGGCTTCGGACACTGGCCGCGGTGCGTCTCGTGCTCGCCACCCGGCTGGGGATCACGGATGCCGACAGCCACGTCGACGGGGATCCGCGCTTCGGCATCTACGACTGGCTCGGCTACCGCCTCGACGGGCTCGTCACCGCCGTCACCGGCGACCGGGACTGA
- the clpS gene encoding ATP-dependent Clp protease adapter ClpS yields the protein MSTAAPRTGERTDEAALQQRERPWQTVVWDDPVNLMSYVTHVFQTYFGFPRTVAERLMLAVHHDGHAVVAEGAREQMELHTQAMHDYGLWATVRQAPE from the coding sequence ATGAGCACCGCCGCACCGCGCACCGGCGAACGGACGGACGAGGCCGCGCTCCAGCAGCGCGAGCGTCCGTGGCAGACGGTGGTGTGGGACGATCCGGTCAACCTCATGAGCTACGTCACGCACGTCTTCCAGACCTACTTCGGGTTTCCGCGCACCGTTGCTGAACGCCTCATGCTCGCCGTGCACCACGACGGCCACGCGGTTGTGGCCGAGGGCGCGCGCGAGCAGATGGAATTGCACACCCAGGCCATGCACGACTACGGTCTGTGGGCGACCGTGAGGCAGGCACCCGAATGA
- a CDS encoding metallopeptidase family protein → MLEMDADAFEQLVVDELDALPDDMIDGLENVVFVVEDRSEDGSTDLLGLYDGWALTERDRYGAAAELPDRIIVYREAHLERCGDIDELRDEVHTTLVHEIAHFYGIDDDRLHELGWA, encoded by the coding sequence ATGCTTGAGATGGATGCCGACGCGTTCGAACAGCTCGTCGTCGACGAGCTCGACGCTCTGCCCGACGACATGATCGACGGTCTCGAGAACGTCGTCTTCGTCGTCGAGGACCGCTCCGAGGACGGCAGCACGGATCTGCTCGGCCTCTACGACGGCTGGGCGCTGACCGAGCGCGATCGGTACGGCGCCGCGGCCGAGCTGCCCGATCGGATCATCGTGTATCGCGAGGCCCACCTCGAGCGGTGCGGCGACATCGACGAACTCCGCGACGAGGTGCACACGACCCTCGTCCACGAGATCGCCCACTTCTACGGCATCGACGACGACCGCCTTCACGAGCTGGGCTGGGCATGA
- the orn gene encoding oligoribonuclease has translation MVGSSDNDRLVWIDCEMTGLDLEIDELVEIAVVVTDFELRPLDPGFHIVIKPDASALANMNDFVTKMHESSGLLDEIPHGVTVADAEFQALEYIQRFVPLEGKAPLAGNTIGTDRMFLAKYMPRVDRWLHYRNVDVSSIKELSRRWYPRAYIHAPAKDGGHRALADILESIRELSYYRQAVFVPEPGPTSDGARTLAASVVSSFASEM, from the coding sequence ATGGTGGGGTCCTCCGACAATGATCGTCTGGTGTGGATCGACTGCGAGATGACGGGTCTCGATCTGGAGATCGATGAACTCGTCGAGATCGCGGTCGTGGTGACGGATTTCGAGCTGCGACCGCTCGACCCCGGATTCCACATCGTGATCAAGCCCGACGCGTCGGCGCTGGCGAACATGAACGACTTCGTCACGAAGATGCACGAGTCCTCGGGACTCCTCGACGAGATCCCGCACGGCGTGACGGTTGCGGATGCCGAGTTCCAGGCGCTCGAGTACATCCAGCGCTTCGTGCCCCTCGAGGGCAAGGCGCCGCTGGCCGGGAACACCATCGGGACCGACCGCATGTTCCTGGCGAAGTACATGCCCCGCGTGGACCGGTGGCTCCATTACCGCAACGTCGACGTGTCGAGCATCAAGGAGCTCTCGCGCCGCTGGTACCCCCGCGCCTACATCCACGCGCCGGCCAAGGACGGCGGCCACCGCGCACTCGCCGACATCCTGGAATCCATCCGCGAGCTGTCGTACTACCGACAGGCGGTCTTCGTCCCCGAGCCCGGCCCGACCAGTGACGGCGCGCGCACCCTCGCTGCGTCCGTCGTGTCGTCATTCGCCTCGGAGATGTGA